A region of Culicoides brevitarsis isolate CSIRO-B50_1 chromosome 1, AGI_CSIRO_Cbre_v1, whole genome shotgun sequence DNA encodes the following proteins:
- the LOC134837793 gene encoding probable WRKY transcription factor protein 1: MDPCGSVYGSTTFNDIDCVFNESMEQHHFNTYSSTHHSNARRTLYLALNRHGEPRKIQIPASRPLGKLATYTKSLTQTVDHKRVDALIAKNFGANYIRHGLRQLCDSGQQLRPLTEKTLKPKPRCHLQNKIKKQVTKKKKRRKCRDDEPEGDNCVKTVVSSLQATGSGAGPAKKKKCNKNNEEDCVNNNLGNNNNNNKKRPLTKKMQKGGGKKQQNQQTVVEIAAIHKLQPSPNKNGGKKRTTTTTTTTTTTTTPKPSVESLDDDDDDEDFEDLFIDMQGASLHFFEEEEPILDY, encoded by the exons ATGGATCCGTGTGGCTCAGTCTATGGATCG ACAACCTTCAACGACATCGATTGCGTCTTCAACGAATCCATGGAGCAGCATCACTTCAACACGTACTCCTCGACGCATCACTCGAATGCGCGTCGCACCCTGTACCTGGCTTTAAATCGTCACGGCGAGCCACGCAAGATACAAATTCCAGCGTCGCGCCCTCTGGGCAAACTTGCAACTTACACAAAATCTCTCACGCAAACCGTGGATCACAAGCGCGTCGATGCCCTGATCGCGAAAAATTTCGGCGCAAACTACATTCGTCACGGTTTGCGTCAGCTATGCGACTCGGGCCAACAGCTGCGCCCTCTGACGGAGAAAACGCTCAAACCAAAGCCGCGCTGCCATCTGCAGAACAAAATCAAGAAGCAggtgacgaagaagaagaaacgacGAAAGTGCCGCGATGACGAGCCCGAAGGCGACAATTGCGTCAAAACGGTTGTCAGCAGTTTGCAGGCGACGGGATCGGGTGCAGGGCCCgccaaaaagaagaaatgcaacaaaaacaacgaaGAAGACtgtgttaataataatttagggaataacaataataataataagaaacgACCATTAAcgaagaaaatgcaaaaaggaGGCggcaaaaagcaacaaaatcaACAAACTGTCGTCGAAATTGCTGCGATCCACAAATTGCAGCCGAGCCCGAACAAAAACGGAGGCAAGAAacgaacaacgacgacgacgacaactacaacaacaacaacaactcccAAACCTTCCGTCGAATCTCtggatgatgacgacgacgatgaggaCTTTGAGGACCTCTTCATCGACATGCAAGGCGCCTCTTTGCACTTTTTCGAAGAAGAGGAACCCATTCTGGACTATTGA